The following coding sequences lie in one Leucobacter allii genomic window:
- a CDS encoding agmatine deiminase family protein, whose translation MTTWRMPIEGHEQERLWLAWPTSGYTLGDTEPEAEEARATWAAVANAASEHEHVTVVVNPGDETVAAKHLSGQIDRLVAPLDDAWMRDIGPSFVIGDDGRLGAVNYVFNGWGGQEWASWEHDRHIGRIVAEAAGAELVDSEMTNEGGGIQVDGTGRVILTRTVQLDPGRNPGWTAAQVEAELERTIGATSAMWLPRGLTRDHDTFGTRGHSDILAAFATPDLLLMHRQDSQSHPDHAIARENREVAERYRAEQSAGFDIVDLPAPETLRDEEGFVDYSYINHVVLNGAVLACAFDDPADDRALAVLREAYPGREVIGIDARPLFARGGGIHCITQQQPKLA comes from the coding sequence ATGACGACGTGGCGCATGCCCATCGAAGGACACGAGCAGGAGCGGCTGTGGCTGGCCTGGCCCACCAGCGGCTACACGCTCGGCGACACGGAGCCCGAGGCCGAGGAGGCGCGCGCCACTTGGGCGGCCGTCGCGAACGCCGCGAGCGAGCACGAGCACGTCACGGTCGTGGTGAACCCGGGCGACGAGACCGTCGCCGCGAAGCATCTCTCGGGCCAGATCGACCGGCTCGTCGCCCCGCTCGACGACGCCTGGATGCGCGACATCGGCCCGAGCTTCGTCATCGGCGACGACGGCAGGCTCGGCGCCGTGAACTACGTCTTCAACGGCTGGGGCGGCCAGGAGTGGGCGAGCTGGGAGCACGATCGGCACATCGGGCGCATCGTCGCCGAGGCCGCGGGCGCCGAGCTCGTCGACTCCGAGATGACGAACGAGGGCGGTGGCATCCAGGTCGACGGCACGGGCCGCGTGATCCTCACGAGGACCGTGCAGCTCGACCCCGGCCGCAACCCGGGCTGGACCGCGGCGCAGGTGGAGGCCGAGCTCGAGCGCACCATCGGCGCGACGAGCGCGATGTGGCTCCCCCGGGGGCTCACCCGCGACCACGACACCTTCGGCACCCGCGGCCACTCCGACATCCTCGCCGCGTTCGCGACCCCCGATCTGCTCCTCATGCACCGGCAGGATTCGCAGTCCCACCCCGACCACGCGATCGCCCGTGAGAACCGCGAGGTCGCGGAGCGGTACCGCGCCGAGCAGTCCGCCGGCTTCGACATCGTCGATCTGCCCGCGCCCGAGACGCTCCGCGACGAGGAGGGCTTCGTCGACTACAGCTACATCAACCACGTGGTGCTCAACGGAGCCGTCCTCGCCTGCGCCTTCGACGATCCGGCGGACGACCGGGCGCTCGCGGTGCTGCGCGAGGCGTATCCCGGCCGCGAGGTGATCGGGATCGACGCGCGTCCGCTCTTCGCACGCGGGGGCGGCATCCACTGCATCACCCAGCAGCAGCCGAAGCTCGCCTGA
- a CDS encoding gamma-glutamyl-gamma-aminobutyrate hydrolase family protein, which translates to MSDLRVDPSPFLDTTGEDPAGPLIPMVVSLTFPGMDAGAHALQDSFTRIAFAAIRESGGRPRLVDSAAARLPEAAEALEDAAGVVLLGGGDVDGRCYGFAGPPPANEYGVDRRADEFCIALIREALDRDLPTLAICRGSQLFNVACGGTLIPDIAEYALHRGGPGGPLFLDETVRLEPGSRIAGILGRTEAVVRNGHHQAVDRVGDELRATARALDGIVEGTEHRTASWAVGIQWHPEEPAADAGDRAAIFGALVERAAARSVPAAS; encoded by the coding sequence ATGTCCGACCTCCGCGTCGATCCCTCCCCCTTCCTCGACACGACGGGGGAGGACCCCGCCGGCCCCCTCATCCCCATGGTCGTCTCGCTGACCTTCCCCGGCATGGACGCCGGCGCGCATGCGCTGCAGGACTCCTTCACGCGGATCGCCTTCGCGGCGATCCGCGAGTCCGGCGGTCGGCCCCGGCTCGTCGACTCGGCAGCGGCGCGGCTCCCGGAGGCGGCGGAGGCGCTCGAGGACGCCGCGGGCGTCGTGCTGCTCGGCGGCGGCGACGTCGACGGGCGGTGCTACGGCTTCGCCGGGCCGCCGCCGGCGAACGAATACGGCGTCGACCGGCGCGCCGACGAGTTCTGCATCGCGCTCATCCGCGAGGCGCTCGACCGTGATCTGCCGACGCTCGCGATCTGCCGGGGGTCGCAGCTGTTCAACGTCGCGTGCGGCGGCACCCTGATCCCCGACATCGCGGAGTACGCCCTGCACCGCGGCGGGCCGGGCGGGCCGCTCTTCCTCGACGAGACGGTGCGTCTCGAGCCGGGGTCGCGGATCGCGGGGATCCTCGGGCGCACGGAGGCCGTGGTGCGGAACGGCCATCACCAGGCCGTCGACCGGGTCGGCGACGAACTGCGCGCGACGGCGCGTGCCCTCGACGGTATCGTCGAGGGCACCGAGCACCGCACCGCGAGCTGGGCGGTCGGGATCCAGTGGCACCCGGAGGAGCCGGCGGCGGATGCCGGGGATCGCGCGGCGATCTTCGGGGCGCTCGTCGAACGCGCCGCGGCGCGGAGCGTCCCCGCGGCCTCATAG
- a CDS encoding cytochrome P450, translated as MTAQSTTDPVPYLDISAPEFAMNSEAVREARARSWYARTNYGYGVLRYREVTELLKHRSLDQGSAKWPDHHGVHSGVFYEWWAKNLLVLEGTEHDRIRRLLNPAFSPGVARRLEPEFTRIAEELIAGMIAKHERGEQVEFVADFSEPFATRALCAMMGLPHEHWPFIASRANTVGYALSVTIKEDIERVDVAVQELYDFVDRLIEERREAPGEDMVSHLLEVSRGDGDSLSDTELRNALVLMLFGGMDTTRNQLGLILQTFMRNPDQWELLASRPGELTRPALEEALRVNPTTRWVTREANEDFEFNGLEIAKGTTVHLFTMSSGTDPEAFPDPEIDIQVGGRKQHHTFGGGVHKCIGHFIARADMSVALPLLAQAITDVRCPGGDAWLPDSGNHGPIRLPIDFAVR; from the coding sequence ATGACCGCTCAGAGCACCACCGACCCGGTGCCGTACCTCGACATCTCCGCTCCGGAGTTCGCCATGAACTCGGAGGCCGTGCGGGAGGCCCGCGCGCGCTCATGGTACGCCCGCACGAACTACGGCTACGGCGTGCTCCGCTACCGCGAGGTCACCGAGCTGCTGAAGCATCGCAGCCTCGATCAGGGCAGCGCGAAGTGGCCCGACCACCACGGCGTCCACTCCGGCGTCTTCTACGAGTGGTGGGCGAAGAACCTGCTCGTCCTCGAGGGGACCGAGCACGATCGCATCCGGAGGCTCCTCAACCCCGCGTTCTCCCCGGGGGTGGCGCGCCGGCTCGAACCGGAGTTCACCCGCATCGCCGAGGAGCTGATCGCCGGCATGATCGCGAAGCACGAGCGGGGCGAGCAGGTGGAGTTCGTCGCCGACTTCTCCGAACCCTTCGCCACGCGCGCGCTCTGCGCCATGATGGGGCTCCCGCACGAGCACTGGCCGTTCATCGCCTCCCGCGCGAACACGGTCGGCTACGCGCTCAGCGTCACGATCAAGGAGGACATCGAGCGCGTCGACGTCGCGGTGCAGGAGCTCTACGACTTCGTGGACCGGCTCATCGAGGAGCGCCGCGAGGCGCCGGGGGAGGACATGGTGTCCCACCTGCTCGAGGTCAGCCGGGGCGACGGCGACAGCCTGAGCGACACGGAGCTGCGCAACGCGCTCGTGCTGATGCTCTTCGGCGGCATGGACACCACGCGCAATCAGCTCGGGCTGATCCTGCAGACCTTCATGCGCAATCCGGATCAGTGGGAGCTGCTCGCGAGCCGCCCCGGCGAGCTCACGCGGCCCGCTCTCGAGGAGGCGCTGCGCGTCAACCCGACGACCCGCTGGGTGACCCGCGAGGCGAACGAGGACTTCGAGTTCAACGGGCTCGAGATCGCGAAGGGCACGACCGTGCACCTGTTCACCATGTCGAGCGGCACCGATCCCGAGGCGTTCCCCGACCCCGAGATCGACATCCAGGTCGGCGGCCGCAAGCAGCACCACACCTTCGGCGGCGGCGTGCACAAGTGCATCGGGCACTTCATCGCCCGCGCCGACATGAGCGTGGCCCTGCCGCTGCTCGCGCAGGCGATCACCGACGTCCGGTGCCCGGGCGGGGACGCCTGGCTCCCGGACTCGGGCAACCACGGACCCATCCGGCTCCCCATCGACTTCGCGGTGCGCTGA
- a CDS encoding glutamine synthetase family protein: MSNLIIAEERPQAAPPGPPPVPEDAGAGGRFGAALREILADTTAFARHQEANLRPEVVAALGERIRATGVKYIYYMIPTLGSRTVAKVVPAGHFERMLRKGIAFHRTALTDLQTSREGELIGGGVDAHEFWGLPEPETFQVLPWDDEVGRIFCTAYDPPHLGAAGGRLIPLDTRALFRVAHRAFTERTGLELRSGLEPEMTWTGPGIEVVAKEDQSPAYQVENLEKMRPVYKKVIAYAQALDFDMIQGDYEDDGQIELNWDYDRAELTAERMTSYRQICKQVARELGLEASFMAKPYNGKMGNGCHHNLSLWRRGPGGDENVVEDGRVELHATETARHAIAGMLLHAPGSMLVMGSTVNSYKRYWDAGQFAPSGADWGLDTRGVAIRISANGRMEYRLPDASVNPYLSHLYLLAAIEHGLEAGLEPGDPGEPSAVIRDVVIPNTLGSAIEAFEADAYLMGAMPEELTRIFLQLKRDEWGRYCGQITQWEFDQYWEAIP, encoded by the coding sequence ATGTCGAATCTCATCATCGCCGAGGAGCGGCCGCAGGCCGCTCCTCCCGGCCCCCCGCCCGTCCCGGAGGATGCCGGCGCCGGCGGTCGCTTCGGCGCCGCGCTGCGGGAGATCCTGGCCGACACGACCGCCTTCGCGCGCCATCAGGAGGCGAACCTCCGCCCGGAGGTCGTGGCCGCGCTCGGCGAGCGGATCCGTGCCACCGGCGTCAAGTACATCTACTACATGATCCCGACCCTCGGCAGCCGCACGGTCGCGAAGGTCGTCCCCGCCGGGCACTTCGAACGCATGCTGCGCAAGGGCATCGCCTTCCACCGCACCGCGCTCACCGACCTCCAGACGAGCCGCGAGGGCGAGCTCATCGGCGGCGGCGTCGACGCGCACGAGTTCTGGGGGCTGCCCGAGCCCGAGACCTTCCAGGTGCTGCCCTGGGACGACGAGGTGGGGCGGATCTTCTGCACCGCCTACGACCCGCCCCATCTCGGCGCCGCAGGCGGACGGCTGATCCCCCTGGACACCCGGGCGCTCTTCCGCGTCGCCCACCGCGCCTTCACCGAGCGCACCGGCCTCGAGCTGCGCAGCGGTCTGGAGCCGGAGATGACGTGGACGGGGCCGGGGATCGAGGTCGTCGCGAAGGAGGATCAGAGCCCCGCCTACCAGGTCGAGAACCTCGAGAAGATGCGTCCCGTCTACAAGAAGGTCATCGCCTACGCGCAGGCGCTCGACTTCGACATGATCCAGGGCGACTACGAGGACGACGGCCAGATCGAGCTCAACTGGGACTACGACCGGGCGGAGCTCACCGCCGAGCGCATGACGAGCTACCGCCAGATCTGCAAGCAGGTCGCGCGGGAGCTCGGGCTCGAGGCGAGCTTCATGGCGAAGCCCTACAACGGCAAGATGGGCAACGGGTGCCACCACAACCTCAGCCTGTGGCGACGCGGACCCGGCGGCGATGAGAACGTCGTCGAGGACGGCCGCGTCGAGCTGCACGCCACGGAGACCGCGCGGCACGCGATCGCGGGGATGCTGCTGCACGCCCCCGGGTCCATGCTCGTCATGGGCTCCACCGTCAACTCCTACAAGCGCTACTGGGACGCCGGCCAGTTCGCCCCCTCCGGGGCCGACTGGGGGCTGGACACCCGCGGCGTCGCCATCCGCATCTCGGCGAACGGCCGCATGGAGTACCGCCTCCCCGACGCCAGCGTGAACCCATACCTCTCGCACCTCTACCTGCTCGCGGCGATCGAGCACGGGCTCGAGGCCGGCCTCGAACCGGGGGACCCGGGGGAGCCGAGCGCCGTGATCCGCGACGTCGTCATCCCGAACACGCTCGGCAGCGCGATCGAGGCGTTCGAGGCCGATGCGTACCTCATGGGCGCCATGCCGGAGGAGCTGACGCGGATCTTCCTGCAGCTGAAGCGGGACGAGTGGGGCCGCTACTGCGGCCAAATCACGCAGTGGGAGTTCGATCAGTACTGGGAGGCGATTCCGTGA
- a CDS encoding substrate-binding periplasmic protein: protein MNDIDAQDAGRVLRLACIDSEALPLFAKSPDGRTRSGYEPAAAALVAERMGAAIEWVMLPWEDMIPAVRRGDADAVWCGQGMTPERAALVDFTLPYAVFNETLVVRADDPARSAEELAGYRIGAIANSTNMKLAETFPGVELVSFGASDDVFGDMIAATRSGEIDGFVDDDVVMIPLGREDPDFVEAFTVLTGNRWGIGVAPGNDALRAELDAALEAVVADGALAEVWTEWMPLLPFPLAPSAAEAGRAR, encoded by the coding sequence GTGAACGACATCGACGCGCAGGACGCGGGGCGGGTGCTCCGGCTCGCCTGCATCGATTCCGAGGCACTGCCGCTCTTCGCGAAGAGCCCCGACGGGCGGACGCGGAGCGGCTACGAACCGGCCGCGGCCGCGCTCGTCGCGGAGCGCATGGGCGCGGCGATCGAGTGGGTGATGCTGCCCTGGGAGGACATGATCCCCGCCGTGCGCCGCGGCGACGCCGACGCGGTCTGGTGCGGCCAGGGCATGACCCCGGAGCGCGCCGCGCTCGTCGACTTCACCCTGCCGTACGCCGTCTTCAACGAGACCCTCGTCGTCCGCGCCGACGACCCGGCGCGATCCGCCGAGGAGCTCGCCGGGTACCGCATCGGCGCGATCGCCAACTCCACGAACATGAAGCTGGCCGAGACGTTCCCCGGGGTCGAGCTCGTGAGCTTCGGCGCGAGCGACGACGTGTTCGGCGACATGATCGCCGCGACGCGATCCGGCGAGATCGACGGCTTCGTCGACGACGACGTCGTGATGATCCCGCTCGGGAGGGAGGATCCCGACTTCGTCGAGGCCTTCACCGTGCTCACGGGCAATCGCTGGGGGATCGGCGTCGCGCCGGGCAACGACGCGCTGCGCGCGGAGCTCGACGCCGCGCTGGAGGCCGTGGTCGCCGACGGCGCGCTCGCCGAGGTCTGGACGGAGTGGATGCCGCTGCTCCCCTTCCCGCTCGCGCCGAGCGCGGCCGAGGCGGGGCGGGCGCGATGA
- a CDS encoding type 1 glutamine amidotransferase has protein sequence MSARVLVVEHQGNAGIGLLSDGLAAGGAELVVVGPDAGRPLPKSLAGFEALIVLGGSMGPEDDAEAPWLPDARALLAEGVANGTPTLGICLGAQLLAVATGGVVATLPGGPEIGLCTASFAEAAPRTAGDPVLGPLAGTEPPVVQWHYLEIAELPPGAELLASSDACRHQAFRLGEAAWGVQFHPEATTPTAEAWVLEDADGLERLGRAAEPIVTAVRDAEPELRRHWGALAERFATLAAAGAAARGHSAA, from the coding sequence ATGAGCGCGCGCGTGCTCGTCGTCGAGCACCAGGGCAATGCCGGTATCGGGCTCCTCTCCGACGGACTCGCGGCCGGCGGGGCGGAGCTCGTCGTGGTGGGCCCCGACGCGGGTCGGCCGCTGCCGAAGAGCCTCGCGGGGTTCGAGGCCCTCATCGTGCTCGGCGGCTCGATGGGCCCCGAGGACGACGCCGAGGCGCCGTGGCTGCCCGATGCCCGCGCGCTGCTCGCCGAGGGCGTCGCGAACGGCACCCCGACGCTCGGGATCTGCCTCGGCGCGCAGCTGCTCGCCGTCGCGACGGGGGGCGTCGTCGCGACCCTGCCGGGCGGACCGGAGATCGGGCTCTGCACGGCATCGTTCGCCGAGGCGGCTCCGCGCACCGCGGGGGATCCCGTGCTCGGGCCCTTGGCGGGGACGGAGCCCCCCGTCGTCCAGTGGCACTATCTCGAGATCGCCGAGCTGCCGCCCGGCGCGGAGCTCCTCGCCTCGAGCGATGCGTGCCGTCATCAGGCCTTCCGCCTCGGCGAGGCGGCCTGGGGCGTGCAGTTCCATCCGGAGGCGACGACGCCCACGGCCGAGGCGTGGGTGCTCGAGGACGCCGACGGGCTCGAACGGCTCGGGCGCGCGGCGGAGCCGATCGTCACCGCGGTCCGCGACGCCGAGCCGGAGCTCCGCAGGCACTGGGGCGCGCTCGCCGAGCGCTTCGCGACGCTCGCCGCCGCGGGGGCCGCGGCACGGGGTCACTCGGCGGCGTAG
- a CDS encoding APC family permease — translation MADHEIVAEHDEDAAHLASLGYSYDTTFKREMSFWGNVSLGFTYLSPIAGVYSMFAISLGQAGPPMAWALVIALVGQFFVALVFGEVVSNYPVAGGVYPWSRRLWGRKWAWMNGWIYVVALVGTIAAVAYGAAPFVASVFGGVLDAGGTVLVALGTLVIATVLNFMGTRVLSLAATVGLIAELIGSVVIGGYLLLFGRQHDWSVLFDNQGIGDDAAGGYLGAFAAAALIGMFAYYGFEANGDVAEEIRNPSSRVPKAMRMTLYIGGFAANLLVFSLVLAVPDFAAVASGEVADPIGELLHQAFGPIFPLVMLVIVVAFISCITSLQAAASRLVYSMARDGFLPGSKALAKFNERRHVPHNALLTAGLFPAAVVALSLLLEDALTAMVGFGTVGIYVGFGMVVLAALRARILGWQPAGKFRLGAWAYPVNIIALVWGAVAVVNILWPRPTGGGWAEDYLLIMTSIAVVAVGWIYMLASKAYNRGEAPAGDASGPIRVPAAR, via the coding sequence ATGGCAGACCACGAGATCGTCGCCGAGCACGATGAGGACGCCGCCCACCTGGCGTCGCTCGGCTACAGCTACGACACCACCTTCAAACGCGAGATGAGCTTCTGGGGCAACGTCTCGCTCGGATTCACCTACCTGTCGCCGATCGCCGGCGTCTACTCGATGTTCGCGATCTCCCTCGGCCAGGCGGGACCCCCGATGGCCTGGGCGCTCGTGATCGCCCTCGTCGGGCAGTTCTTCGTCGCCCTCGTCTTCGGCGAGGTCGTCTCGAACTACCCCGTCGCCGGCGGCGTCTACCCCTGGTCGCGGCGCCTCTGGGGCCGCAAATGGGCGTGGATGAACGGCTGGATCTACGTCGTCGCGCTCGTCGGCACGATCGCGGCGGTCGCCTACGGCGCCGCGCCGTTCGTGGCCTCCGTGTTCGGCGGCGTGCTCGACGCCGGCGGGACCGTACTCGTCGCGCTCGGCACGCTCGTCATCGCCACCGTGCTCAACTTCATGGGCACGCGGGTGCTGAGCCTCGCCGCGACGGTCGGCCTCATCGCCGAGCTCATCGGCTCCGTCGTCATCGGCGGCTACCTGCTGCTCTTCGGCCGGCAGCACGACTGGTCCGTGCTCTTCGACAACCAGGGCATCGGCGACGACGCGGCCGGCGGCTACCTCGGCGCCTTCGCGGCCGCAGCGCTCATCGGCATGTTCGCCTACTACGGATTCGAGGCGAACGGCGACGTCGCCGAGGAGATCAGGAATCCGAGCTCCCGCGTGCCGAAGGCGATGCGCATGACGCTCTACATCGGCGGTTTCGCGGCGAATCTGCTGGTGTTCTCGCTCGTGCTGGCCGTCCCGGACTTCGCGGCGGTCGCGAGCGGCGAGGTCGCCGATCCGATCGGCGAGCTGCTGCACCAGGCCTTCGGCCCGATCTTCCCGCTCGTCATGCTCGTCATCGTGGTCGCGTTCATCTCCTGCATCACGAGCCTGCAGGCCGCCGCGAGCCGCCTCGTGTACTCGATGGCGCGCGACGGCTTCCTGCCCGGCTCGAAGGCGCTCGCCAAGTTCAACGAGCGCCGCCACGTGCCCCACAACGCCCTGCTCACCGCGGGGCTCTTCCCCGCCGCCGTCGTCGCGCTGTCCCTGCTGCTCGAGGACGCACTGACCGCGATGGTCGGCTTCGGCACGGTCGGGATCTACGTCGGCTTCGGCATGGTCGTGCTCGCGGCGCTCCGCGCGCGCATCCTCGGCTGGCAGCCGGCGGGCAAGTTCCGGTTGGGCGCGTGGGCGTATCCCGTGAACATCATCGCTCTCGTCTGGGGCGCGGTCGCCGTCGTCAACATCCTGTGGCCGCGGCCGACCGGCGGCGGCTGGGCCGAGGACTACCTGCTCATCATGACCTCGATCGCGGTCGTGGCGGTCGGATGGATCTACATGCTCGCGTCGAAGGCCTACAACCGGGGCGAGGCCCCGGCGGGCGATGCGAGCGGACCGATCCGCGTCCCGGCGGCCCGCTGA
- a CDS encoding flavodoxin domain-containing protein, with protein sequence MNITILFGTESGNSELVAEDLGAELGAHHDDVEVRDLQSFDPSELSAERFYLVICSTHGEGDLPNTAIPFAEAFDAAPPELAGVRYAMFGLGDMFYEETYSQGSEHLDRRFAERGAVRVGEYGRHDASSWDLPSDAALAWLPGVLAAASVPA encoded by the coding sequence GTGAACATCACCATTCTCTTCGGCACCGAGTCCGGCAACTCGGAGCTCGTCGCCGAGGACCTCGGCGCGGAGCTCGGCGCGCACCACGACGACGTGGAGGTCCGCGATCTGCAGAGCTTCGATCCGTCGGAGCTGAGCGCCGAACGCTTCTACCTCGTCATCTGCTCGACGCACGGCGAGGGCGATCTGCCGAACACGGCCATCCCCTTCGCGGAGGCCTTCGACGCCGCTCCCCCCGAGCTCGCCGGCGTCCGCTACGCGATGTTCGGCCTCGGCGACATGTTCTACGAGGAGACCTACTCCCAGGGGAGCGAGCACCTCGACCGCCGCTTCGCCGAGCGCGGCGCGGTGCGCGTCGGCGAGTACGGGCGCCACGACGCGTCCTCGTGGGACCTGCCGAGCGATGCCGCGCTCGCGTGGCTGCCCGGGGTGCTCGCAGCCGCGAGCGTCCCCGCCTGA
- a CDS encoding gamma-glutamyl-gamma-aminobutyrate hydrolase family protein, whose product MSAPRIAVTGMWSNRIHGLRFDGSAVAAAVLRAVVRAGGEPLTLFAEGASPLVERLRGFDGLLVPGGADVDPGRYGQDPHPATATADSPAQDAFEAEAIAAALALGIPVLAICRGFQLLNVERGGTLVQDLPEASPHRDGVHEVRLEADSALASVLGAAAVPVSSYHHQAVDRLGEGLRAVGRAPDGVVEAVELPAAELLAVQWHPEDTAADDPQQQALFDWLVERAAAGTGSDGAAERVRGIGERVGA is encoded by the coding sequence ATGAGCGCCCCGCGGATCGCCGTCACGGGGATGTGGTCGAACCGCATCCACGGGCTCCGCTTCGACGGCAGCGCCGTCGCCGCGGCGGTGCTCCGCGCGGTCGTGCGCGCGGGCGGCGAGCCGCTCACCCTGTTCGCGGAGGGGGCGTCGCCGCTCGTCGAGCGGCTGCGCGGCTTCGACGGCCTGCTCGTGCCCGGCGGGGCCGACGTCGATCCCGGGCGCTACGGCCAGGACCCGCACCCCGCGACGGCGACCGCGGATTCCCCGGCGCAGGACGCCTTCGAGGCCGAGGCGATCGCCGCCGCCCTCGCGCTCGGGATCCCGGTGCTCGCGATCTGCCGCGGGTTCCAGCTGCTGAACGTGGAGCGCGGCGGGACTCTCGTGCAGGATCTGCCCGAGGCGAGCCCGCACCGCGACGGCGTGCACGAGGTGCGCCTCGAGGCGGATTCCGCGCTCGCGTCCGTGCTCGGCGCGGCCGCGGTGCCCGTCTCCTCCTACCACCACCAGGCCGTCGACCGGCTCGGCGAGGGTTTGCGCGCCGTCGGCCGGGCGCCCGACGGCGTCGTGGAGGCCGTCGAACTGCCCGCCGCCGAGCTCCTCGCCGTGCAGTGGCACCCCGAGGACACGGCGGCGGACGACCCGCAGCAGCAGGCGCTGTTCGACTGGCTCGTCGAGCGCGCCGCCGCGGGCACCGGGTCGGACGGGGCCGCGGAACGCGTCCGCGGCATCGGCGAACGGGTCGGCGCATGA
- a CDS encoding GntR family transcriptional regulator: protein MSSFPTASDGASAGGAPFTPLTRPLSLRETVLEQIRTAIITGEIAEGELVSAPTLGQSLGVSATPVREAMMELARDGVVETVKNKGFRVTAMTAAELDDLAEIRLMIEPPAMHRVAGRLDDDSTAALTRLADACLRAAEHGDLVEYLRHDREFHAVALRHAGNAQLVQLATSLRVRTRMYGIATLARDGRLAASAREHHELVRRLRAGDADGAERLMRTHIGHARKAWATGRPEAGEFAGDTE, encoded by the coding sequence ATGTCTTCCTTCCCCACCGCGTCCGACGGCGCGTCCGCGGGCGGCGCGCCCTTCACACCGCTGACGCGACCGCTGAGCCTCCGCGAGACCGTGCTCGAGCAGATCCGCACCGCCATCATCACCGGCGAGATCGCCGAGGGCGAGCTTGTCTCCGCTCCCACCCTCGGACAGTCCCTCGGCGTCTCCGCGACACCCGTGCGCGAGGCGATGATGGAACTCGCGCGCGATGGCGTGGTGGAGACCGTCAAGAACAAGGGCTTCCGCGTCACCGCGATGACCGCTGCCGAGCTCGACGACCTCGCGGAGATCCGGCTCATGATCGAACCGCCGGCGATGCACCGCGTGGCCGGCCGACTCGACGACGACTCGACCGCGGCGCTCACGCGCCTCGCCGACGCCTGCCTGCGCGCCGCCGAGCACGGCGACCTCGTGGAGTATCTGCGCCACGACCGGGAGTTCCACGCGGTCGCGCTCCGGCACGCGGGCAATGCCCAGCTCGTGCAGCTCGCGACCTCGCTCCGCGTGCGCACGCGCATGTACGGCATCGCGACGCTCGCGCGCGACGGCCGCCTCGCCGCGTCGGCGCGCGAGCACCACGAGCTCGTCCGCCGGCTCCGCGCGGGCGACGCGGACGGCGCCGAACGACTCATGCGCACCCATATCGGGCACGCCCGGAAGGCCTGGGCGACCGGCCGGCCCGAGGCCGGCGAGTTCGCCGGCGACACCGAGTAG